The DNA window CGGATACCTTTGACCGCAATGTCAAAGGCAGCCTGTTCACGGTGCAGGCCGCCCTGCCCCTGCTGGCCGCCAAGGCCTCGGTGATTCTGACCGGCTCCACAGCCGCCAGCTCCGGCACCCCGGCCTTCAGCGTCTACGCCGCCTCCAAGGCCGCTGTCCGCGCTTTTGCCCGCAACTGGATCCTGGATGTGAAGGACCGTGGCATCCGCTTCAATGTACTGAGCCCGGGCGCCACCCGCACCCCCGGCCTGGTCGATCTGGCCGGCCCCGATGCCGAACAGCAACAAGGCCTGCTGGATTATCTGGCCTCCCAGGTGCCGCTCGGCCGGGTCGGCGAGCCGGAAGAAATCGCCCGTGCTGCCGTGTTCCTTGCCTCGGATGACGCCAGTTTCGTCAACGGCAGCGAGCTGTTCGTGGACGGCGGCCAGGCACAGATCTGAATCGGCGCAAGATCAACCGGAAGACGGGTCAAACCGCGGGTTCCGGAACTCCCGCAGCCACGACCGGGGTGACATGCCATGGCGCAGGCGGAAAACTTTGCTGAAATGACTGAGATTGGCAAAGCCGACCGCCTGGGCCGTTTCGGTCACCGAACAACCCGCCAGCAACATGCCGATCGCCTGATCCAGACGGATGCGGGTCAGGTAGCCATGCACCGTCATGCCATACACGCCCCTGAAGCCGGCCTGCAGCTGCTTTTCATTCAAGCCCACCGCCCGGGCCAAGGCCGGCACACTCCATGCTTCGTCGCCATGCCGTTCGAGCAGGGCGCGAGCCCGCATCAGGCTGTGATGATCGGTGCAACCTCCCCCGTGCATGGATACATCGCCGACGACCTGGGCACCGTGCTCGATCACCGCCGCCAGCAGTTCAAGAACCTTGCCATGCAGGCATATCGAGCGAGCCCGAGGATGGCGGCAGGGGCATTGACCGATTTCGGCCGCAATCCGCTGCAGGTGTCGACTGATCATGATCGACGTCTGCTGGCCCATGCCGGCGGAAGGCCGCAGACAGGCCGGCAGGCCGGCCGGATCCAGACCGGCGAGATCCTGCAGGAGATGGAATCCCACGTGGATATGCACCATGTGGAAGGCCGTCCGACCCTGCCATTCATGCGTGATGGTGTGGCCCCTGTCCATGGCCACCCACAGGGTGTGCCCCGATTCCAGCATGCGTGGCACACCGTCATCGATCGTGATCTGGATCCGCCCCTCCAGCAGGAGGCTGATCGACAGTGCCGGATCGCACCGGGCCCGGAATGCCCAGTCGCTGCCGGGCCGTCCACGCAGGCAGCAGACATGCATCCCGGGCACCGGAGCATCCCTTTGCATCAGGTGCTGCCATGCACGGGGCATCCCGTCGCAAGATCCGCTCATCAAAGGTAGGGAGTCGCGTGATGGCCCGAGAGCCCTTGCATGCGCGCAGTCACTCATAAGGTTTTTCCGTATTGGACAAATCGCGGCGGAAAACCGTGAGCCAAACCGTGCCGTGATGCCTCATGATTCACCACATAAAATGATGATGCGTCTCATCCGTATCCATCGTCAATGATCTGGCGGCCGGAGCGGAATGCATCCTCCAGCGAAGCGCTTCGATCAGGTCCGTCATTCCCGCCGCTTTGCGGGAGCCGCCAGCCCAGCCAGCTATGACCGCTTCCCGTCAATGCCTAGAAGCGGCTCGCCACCGCAACTGACGCCAGCGCCGTCTCCACCGAAGCCGGTATCGGCTGCCGCCGCTCCCGCCACCGGTCGAGCGCCATGCCCTGCCAAACACATCGCCATGGCGGCCATCCTTATCCTTACCCTTCACCATGGGCCATTCATGACTACCTCTTCATCGTCATCACCCACGGGCAGCTGGGCCATCATGCGGCCGGTCAGAGGCCGCATCCGCCTCGCCATGCTGCTGGCCGCACTGGGTGCGGCCGCGACCCTGGCGACTCTGGCCGCACTGGCCTGGGCGCTGCAGCAACTGCTGCAGCATCCCGACCACTGGCCCTGGCCGGCCTTGCTGGTGGCCGCGACCTCGACCGCACTGGCTTTCGGACTGCGGCTGACCGCCTTCAATCGTTCGCACTACGCGGCCTTTGCCTTGGAAACACAGCTGCGCACCCGGCTTTCCGAACATCTGGCCCGTATTCCGCTGGGACGGGTCCAGCATCAGGGACCGGCGGCGCTGGCCAAGGTGATGATGGATGATGTAAAGGAAATGCACGTCTTTGTGGCCGACAGTACCCCACTGTATGCCCGCGCCTATGTCTCGCCCCTGCTGACCCTCGCCTTGCTGTGCTGGCTGGACTGGCGACTGGCGCTGGCGGCCAGTGGCGTGCTGGTTCTGGGTCTGGCCGCGGTGTCCCTGGCCCTGCTCGGCAGCAAGGAGACCTTCAGGCGCTACCACCAGGCGGCCGAGCATGTCAGCAAGGCCGTCGTGGAATATGTCCAGGCCATGCCGGTGGTGAGGACCTTCGACACCGGCAGCGAAACCTTCGGGCGCTATCAGCAGGCATTGCAGGTCTATCGTGATGTGGTCATCCAGTGGTACCGCGCCAACGGCCTGCCGGCCCGGCTGTCTCAGATCATCCTCAGCCCGTTGCCCAGCCTGCTGGTGCTGCTGTGGCTGGGTACCTGGCTGCTGCAAAAGCAGCAGCTGGCCATCGGCGACTGGCTTGCCGTGCTGCTGATCGGCGGTGGCATGGCCGAATCGCTGATGCCGGTCATCTCGCTCAAGCATATGGTGGCCCGTGCCGAGGTCAGTATCCGGCGCATTCACGAAGTGATGGCGATAACGCCGCAACCACTGCCCCCTGTGGACAAGGCACAACACCCCGCTGACGGCAGCGTTCGCTTCGAGCAAGTGGATTTCAGCTATGAAGCCGGCGGCCCCAAGGTTCTGCAGCAGGTCAGCTTCGAGGTGCCAGCGGGCCAGTTCACCGCCCTGGTCGGCCCCTCTGGCGCCGGCAAGAGCACCATCGCCCAGCTGATTCCACGCTTCTGGGACGTGGATGCCGGCTGCATCCGGGTCGGCGGTGCGGATGTGCGCGAGATGCTGCCGGATACCTTGCTGCAACAGGTCGCCTTCGTGTTCCAGGACAGCTTCCTGTTTGCCGGCAGCCTGCTCGACAATATCCGCCTGGGGCAACCCCAGGCCAGCCCGCAGGAAGTCATGGAAGCCGCCAGGGCCGCGCAGGCCCACGACTTCATCATGGCCCTGCCGCAAGGTTATGACACCCCCGCCGGCGAGCGCGGAACCTCTCTGTCTGGCGGTCAACGCCAGCGCGTCACCATCGCCCGCACCATATTGCAGAATCGTCCGATCCTGGTACTGGACGAGGCCACCGCCTTTGCCGACCCAGAGAACGAGGCCGCCCTGGTGCTGGCGCTGTCCCATCTGATGCGCGGCAAGACGGTGCTGATGGTGGCCCACCGACTCGCCACCATCCGCGATGCCGACCAGATCCTGGTCTTCGAACAGGGCCGTCTGGTCGAACAAGGTCGGCATGCCGACCTGCTCGCCCAGGCCGGCTGCTATGCCCGCCTGTGGCAGGCCGGCGAACGTGCCGGCCACTGGACGCTGCAGAGGGGGCACGCATGAGCACGCCGTCCTCCTCTCGCCCCGTCACGCCGCTGCGCGAGACCTGGCGCCAGCTGATGCGCAGCGCCCACGGCCATGCTCCGCAACTGCGGGCCAGCCTGATCGGCCTGTTGGTGGCCGCGGCACTGCAAGGTCTGGCTCTGGCCTGCATCCTTGGACTGTTTCAGAGCCTCCTGCGGCCCGGCCAACACGTCCTTGGCGCATGGTTCTGGTTGCTGACCATGACCCTGCTCAGTCTGCTGGGACTGGCCGTCCGCTGGTGGGCGCAGGGCTTCGACTACCGGGGCGACATGGTCGAAAACAGCTATGAACTGCGCACAGTCCTGGGCGAACAGCTTCGGCGGATTCCCCTGGAACGGTTGCAGGACCGGCGCGCCGGGGAGATTCATGCCACCCTGCTGGGCAATGTCGACGAAAACCTCAGCTATCTGCTGACCATCGCCACCATGATCAGCCATGCCCTGATCACCCCGCTGGTGGTGGCACTGGTCGCTTTCGGCTATGACTGGCGCATCGGGCTGTTGCTGCTGCTGATTTTCCCGTTGCTGATCCCGCTGTATCGCTGGCGTCGCCCGGCCTTGGACCGGGGCATGCGGGTGCTGGCCGAGGCGCACCAACGCACCAGCGCCGATATCCTGGAATATACGCAGGGGCTGCCCGTACTGCGCGCGGCCTGCTGTGTCGGCGACAAGGCCCTGAGCTTGCAGGCCAGCATGCGGCAACTGGAGACCGTGCAGGTCCAGGGCCAGAAGCGCGGAGCCGGCCCCAATCTGCTGCTGGCCACCATCATGGAACTGGCCTTGCTGCTGGTGATCGTCACCGGCACCTGGTGGGTCGCCGAGGGAAGTCTGCAGCTATCGATTCTGGCCGCCATACTGGTGATCATGCTGCGCTTTGGCGAACCGCTGGCCAACTTCGTGCTGTACGCCAAGGTCATCGAGCTGATCGAGGCCGCGCTGGAAAAAATCGAAGCCTTGCTGAGCATCGCACCCTTGCCACAGGTGGCCGCGCAGGCCAGGCCGGAACACTACGGCATACGTTTCGATGATGTGAGCTTCTGCTACGCGGGTGCCACCGCCCCCGTGCTGCAGGGATTGCAGATCGAACTGCCCGAACGCAGCCTGACCGCGATAGTCGGTCCCTCCGGCGCCGGCAAGAGCACCCTGGCCCGCCTGTTGATGCGCCATGCCGATCCGCAGGCCGGAAGCATCCGCATTGGCGGGGTGGATATCCGCGCGCTGACGGCCGAGCAATTGAATGGCCTGGTCTCGATGGTGTTCCAGGACGTCTACCTGTTTGATGACAGTCTGCTGGCCAATATCCGGATGGCCCGCCCCGATGCCAGCGACGAGGAGGTGCAGGCGGTCGCCCGGGCCGCCCACTGCCACGATTTCATTCAACGCCTTCCGGAAGGCTATCTGAGCCGCGCCGGCGCTGTCGGCGGATCACTCTCGGGCGGGGAACGCCAGCGCATCAGCATCGCCCGGGCGATGCTGAAAAACGCGCCGATCATGATTCTGGATGAACCTACCGCTGCGCTGGATACCGAAAGCGAAGTCGCCGTGCAAACCGCCATCGACAGTCTGGTGAGGGACAGAACAGTGATCGTGATCGCCCATCGGCTGTCGACCCTGGTCGCCGCCGACCGGATTCTGGTCATCGACCAGGGCCGGGTCATCGAGTCGGGGCGGCATGCCGAGCTGCTGGCCCGGGGTGGCCGCTACGCCCGCATGTGGCTGGCGCAGCAGGCCGCCAAGGCTTGGCACCCCGGAACCCGGCCCCATGATGCCGCCTCGGCGATGGAGTCACCCGATACCTGACCGTTCTGACAGGCAGGATCCAGCCACCATGCCGCACCTCGTCATCGTCCGGGCACGGCGACAGCTGATGACGAGAACATGCGCGTGAACCAGGCTGCCCGGCTTCTGACCATGTCCGGCAGATGCCCGTGAAGCCGGAACAAACCTCCATCAGCCCGGATGCCCGGCATCCGGCAGATCCAGCCGATACAGCTCGACCGGCCAATGCACGGTCGCATGCCCGTGATGGAATACGGCCGCTCCATCGAGCTGAGGGACGGGAAGATAGATATGGCCATGTCCGTCGAGAAAGGGCGCGTCCGCCCAACGCAGACGCCGGTCGCGTACCAGCATGGACAAGCGCCCGTCCGGTGCCCGCCGCATCAGGCTGCCATCGGCCAGGGGGGTGTAATACAGGCTGCCGTCGACCGCCATCGCGGTACCGCCTGACGGAGGCAGGGCAAACCAGGGCCGGACATGCTGCGCCAGCGCGGCATCATCCAGCATGTCATCATCCAGCCAGCGGGTTTCGATCTGCGACAGTGGCCCGGTCAGCGGACCGAAGTACAACTTGCGCCCGTCCGGACTCAATTCCAGAGGATCGACCTGTACGTGCAGGGGCCGGCCATCCGCCCCGTTCAATACCTGCCCCTGAACGATGATGCGGTCACCGGGTTTCGAGCGCACCCAGGCCATGCCGTCAAACCGCCGGCGAACACGGCCATCATCAAGATCAAGTACCAGCAATGCCCCTTCACCAGCGTCGGTGAGATAGGCATGATGACCATGGATACGAATGTCGTCGATATAGGTATGCCCATGGATGGCGGCCTCCGGCAGGCGATAAATGTGCCTCACGCGATCCTGCCGCGGATCGATCCGGACGATTTTCGGTCCACCAGCCACCGGCCGGCCACCGAGCGTCAGACTGCCTGTATCCACTACCCACAGATCGCCATCGGCCGACTGATGGATGGCATTGACGCTAACAAAGGCTCGTCCGGCATCCATGCCGGGCACCCATTGGTTCCATGAGGCATCGGGATAAGGGCTCAAATGTCCATGGGCATCGATGACGGCCACTGTCGGGCCGGCATACCCCGTCCAACGTGGCGAGCTGACGATATAGCGGCCGCGTGCATCGACCACCACTGCATTCCACGTCATCTGCATGGACTGACGAACCACCGTCAGCCTGGCCGGGGGTGAGGTGGCCATGGCGCGCCCCTGCACCACGGCACCGCCCAGCATGGCTGCAAGACACACGCTCAGGCGAAAAACAAAGAATGACGACATCACTTGCTCCGAAAATCCTGTGGACAGGGCGGCCTGGATGAGACGGCCGGCAGCACCCGATGACAGGATGATGTCCTTGCCGGGCCGGGCCGAACAGAGGCGGTTCATGCATTCAGATTCATGATAATTTTGAAAATGGCCCGATAACCTGTTCCATGATCGGCATTCCCCCAACTCAGGCCACGCCTCTCATGATCCGACTGGAAGACCTGCAGATCTTTGTGGCCGCCGCCAACCACGGCAGCCTCACCGCCGCGGCGCGGCAGCTGGATCTGAGTCCGGCCGTCGCCAGCGCCGGGCTGAAGCGACTGGAAACGGAACTGGGCACCCGACTGCTGGCACGTTCAACCCGCAGTCTGCGCCTGACACCCGATGGCGAGCGCTATCTGCCCTACGCCGGCTCCATGCTGGAACACCTTGATGCCGGCCGACATGCCCTGGCCCGCGACCGCAACACGATAGGTGGAAGCATGGCGCTGTCGGTTCCCTCCGATCTGGGCCGACATCTGCTGCATGACTGGCTGAATGCGTTCCAGGAACAGTATGCCGATATTTCGCTGCAGATCCGTATCGGTGACCATGTCACGGACATGTTTCGCGCACCGATCAGCCTGGCGATACGCTATGGCATACCCGAAGACTCCAGTCTGGTCGCCTTGCCGCTGGCACCGGACAACCGGCGGGTGCTGTGTGCCTCACCAGCCTATTTCGCACGCCACGGGCGGCCCGGACAACCCGCCGACCTGCGTCGGCACAACTGTCTGCGTTTTGCCTTGAATGACAGCCTGCATGATCGCTGGACCTTTTTCGAGCGTGGCCAACCGCAAGTCGTGCAAGTGGCCGGCAATCGCAGCAGCAACGATGGCGAACTGGTCCATCGCTGGGCGCTGGACGGACATGGCCTGGCCTATAAATCGCGACTGGACGTGCTGGCCGATCTGCGCAGCGGCCGGCTGGAAACCGCGCTGGACGATTGCGACGGCGAACCGGCGCCCCTGCATCTGATCAGTGCCCATCGCAGCATGCTTTCACCCAGCGTCCATGCACTGTGCGAGTACCTCCAGCAGCAGGTGGCCATCCATACTGCATAAGTCCGGCGACAAACGGTCCTGCTCGGCTTCAATTTCTCGTTGAAACTGATTCGACAGCCAGCACCTGTGATCGAAACGCGTGACGATCGATCATCTGCCTTGCCTGGCACGTCCCGGCGGCAGCCTGATTCAAAGCAACGTGATTCAAAGCAGCCTGATTCAAACCAGCGTGATTCAAACCCGTGCCTGACGTCCCGCCGCCATCATCCGCCACCATCCGGAGTCCCCCCATGAAAGCCGTTGGCTATGCCCAAAATCTGCCGATCAGCAACCCGCAGTCGCTGATCGATCTGGAATTGCCTGAGCCGATCCCCGGCGAACATGACCTGCTGGTCGAAGTTCGCGCCATTTCGGTCAATCCGGTCGATGTAAAGATCCGCGCCAACAGGGCGCCAGAACCGGGCCAGACGGCCGTGATCGGCTGGGA is part of the Frateuria aurantia DSM 6220 genome and encodes:
- a CDS encoding ABC transporter ATP-binding protein, whose amino-acid sequence is MSTPSSSRPVTPLRETWRQLMRSAHGHAPQLRASLIGLLVAAALQGLALACILGLFQSLLRPGQHVLGAWFWLLTMTLLSLLGLAVRWWAQGFDYRGDMVENSYELRTVLGEQLRRIPLERLQDRRAGEIHATLLGNVDENLSYLLTIATMISHALITPLVVALVAFGYDWRIGLLLLLIFPLLIPLYRWRRPALDRGMRVLAEAHQRTSADILEYTQGLPVLRAACCVGDKALSLQASMRQLETVQVQGQKRGAGPNLLLATIMELALLLVIVTGTWWVAEGSLQLSILAAILVIMLRFGEPLANFVLYAKVIELIEAALEKIEALLSIAPLPQVAAQARPEHYGIRFDDVSFCYAGATAPVLQGLQIELPERSLTAIVGPSGAGKSTLARLLMRHADPQAGSIRIGGVDIRALTAEQLNGLVSMVFQDVYLFDDSLLANIRMARPDASDEEVQAVARAAHCHDFIQRLPEGYLSRAGAVGGSLSGGERQRISIARAMLKNAPIMILDEPTAALDTESEVAVQTAIDSLVRDRTVIVIAHRLSTLVAADRILVIDQGRVIESGRHAELLARGGRYARMWLAQQAAKAWHPGTRPHDAASAMESPDT
- a CDS encoding SDR family NAD(P)-dependent oxidoreductase produces the protein MNRKLENKIAVVTGGSTGIGLATAKQFAAEGAHVYITGRRKAELDKAVAEVGNATGVQVDSSRPEQLQQLMDTIKADKGRIDVLFVNAGGGSMLPLGQITEAQYTDTFDRNVKGSLFTVQAALPLLAAKASVILTGSTAASSGTPAFSVYAASKAAVRAFARNWILDVKDRGIRFNVLSPGATRTPGLVDLAGPDAEQQQGLLDYLASQVPLGRVGEPEEIARAAVFLASDDASFVNGSELFVDGGQAQI
- a CDS encoding helix-turn-helix domain-containing protein — its product is MHVCCLRGRPGSDWAFRARCDPALSISLLLEGRIQITIDDGVPRMLESGHTLWVAMDRGHTITHEWQGRTAFHMVHIHVGFHLLQDLAGLDPAGLPACLRPSAGMGQQTSIMISRHLQRIAAEIGQCPCRHPRARSICLHGKVLELLAAVIEHGAQVVGDVSMHGGGCTDHHSLMRARALLERHGDEAWSVPALARAVGLNEKQLQAGFRGVYGMTVHGYLTRIRLDQAIGMLLAGCSVTETAQAVGFANLSHFSKVFRLRHGMSPRSWLREFRNPRFDPSSG
- a CDS encoding ABC transporter ATP-binding protein, producing MTTSSSSSPTGSWAIMRPVRGRIRLAMLLAALGAAATLATLAALAWALQQLLQHPDHWPWPALLVAATSTALAFGLRLTAFNRSHYAAFALETQLRTRLSEHLARIPLGRVQHQGPAALAKVMMDDVKEMHVFVADSTPLYARAYVSPLLTLALLCWLDWRLALAASGVLVLGLAAVSLALLGSKETFRRYHQAAEHVSKAVVEYVQAMPVVRTFDTGSETFGRYQQALQVYRDVVIQWYRANGLPARLSQIILSPLPSLLVLLWLGTWLLQKQQLAIGDWLAVLLIGGGMAESLMPVISLKHMVARAEVSIRRIHEVMAITPQPLPPVDKAQHPADGSVRFEQVDFSYEAGGPKVLQQVSFEVPAGQFTALVGPSGAGKSTIAQLIPRFWDVDAGCIRVGGADVREMLPDTLLQQVAFVFQDSFLFAGSLLDNIRLGQPQASPQEVMEAARAAQAHDFIMALPQGYDTPAGERGTSLSGGQRQRVTIARTILQNRPILVLDEATAFADPENEAALVLALSHLMRGKTVLMVAHRLATIRDADQILVFEQGRLVEQGRHADLLAQAGCYARLWQAGERAGHWTLQRGHA
- a CDS encoding L-dopachrome tautomerase-related protein, which translates into the protein MNRLCSARPGKDIILSSGAAGRLIQAALSTGFSEQVMSSFFVFRLSVCLAAMLGGAVVQGRAMATSPPARLTVVRQSMQMTWNAVVVDARGRYIVSSPRWTGYAGPTVAVIDAHGHLSPYPDASWNQWVPGMDAGRAFVSVNAIHQSADGDLWVVDTGSLTLGGRPVAGGPKIVRIDPRQDRVRHIYRLPEAAIHGHTYIDDIRIHGHHAYLTDAGEGALLVLDLDDGRVRRRFDGMAWVRSKPGDRIIVQGQVLNGADGRPLHVQVDPLELSPDGRKLYFGPLTGPLSQIETRWLDDDMLDDAALAQHVRPWFALPPSGGTAMAVDGSLYYTPLADGSLMRRAPDGRLSMLVRDRRLRWADAPFLDGHGHIYLPVPQLDGAAVFHHGHATVHWPVELYRLDLPDAGHPG
- a CDS encoding LysR family transcriptional regulator is translated as MIRLEDLQIFVAAANHGSLTAAARQLDLSPAVASAGLKRLETELGTRLLARSTRSLRLTPDGERYLPYAGSMLEHLDAGRHALARDRNTIGGSMALSVPSDLGRHLLHDWLNAFQEQYADISLQIRIGDHVTDMFRAPISLAIRYGIPEDSSLVALPLAPDNRRVLCASPAYFARHGRPGQPADLRRHNCLRFALNDSLHDRWTFFERGQPQVVQVAGNRSSNDGELVHRWALDGHGLAYKSRLDVLADLRSGRLETALDDCDGEPAPLHLISAHRSMLSPSVHALCEYLQQQVAIHTA